The genome window ATCAATTTTAGGATATAATCCTAAATTTTCTCTGCAGGAAGGATTGAAGGAATCGGTAAGCTGGTATTGGGAGAATCTTAGTAGAAATAAAGAATAGAAGATAAAGATTGACAATATGAAAATTACAAAAATTTGCTGCATTGGAGCTGGATATGTTGGTGGTCCAACTATGGCTGTTATTGCGCAAAAATGTCCTCACATCCAAGTGACAGTGGTGGATTTGAATTTGGAAAGGATTGCTGCATGGAATGATGAAAACACAGATAATATTCCGATTTATGAACCTGGTTTGGATGCTATTGTTGCTGAAGCCAGAGGAAGAAATCTGTTTTTTTCAACGGAAGTTGATAAAGCAATAGATGAAGCTCAAATCATTTTTATATCCGTGAATACACCTACAAAAACGTATGGTAAAGGAAAAGGAATGGCGGCTGATTTGAAATATATTGAATTGTGCGCAAGACAAATTGCAAAAGTAGCTAAAGACAATAAAATAGTAGTTGAAAAATCAACTTTGCCAGTACGCACTGCCGAGGCTATTAAAAGTATTCTTGATACAACAGGCAATGGAGTTCAGTTTCAAATACTTTCTAATCCTGAGTTTTTGGCAGAGGGAACAGCTGTTGAGGATTTGTTGAATCCTGACAGGATATTAATAGGTGGAGATGTTTCGGCTGAGGGAGAAGAAGCGATTCAAGCTTTGGTTGATGTTTATTTGAATTGGGTAGATCCTGAAAAAATATTGACTACCAATGTTTGGTCATCAGAATTGTCAAAGTTGACTGCAAATGCTTTTTTGGCTCAAAGAATATCGTCTATCAATGCAATGTCTGAATTATGTGAAAAAACAGGAGCCGATGTTAATGAAGTTGCTAGAGCGATTGGAATGGATAGTCGAATTGGACCTAAATTTCTTAAAGCTTCTGTAGGATTTGGCGGTTCATGTTTTCAAAAAGACATATTAAATTTAGTTTATATCGCAAAATCATACGGATTAAATGAAGTAGCCGATTATTGGGAGCAGGTCATTATTATAAATGATCATCAAAAGCGTCGTTTTTCAAATAATATTGTGCAGACACTTTATAACACAGTTGCGGATAAAAAAATCACATTTTTAGGCTGGGCGTTTAAAAAGGACACTAATGATACTAGGGAGTCTGCGGCAATATACATAGCTGATGATTTGATTAATGAAAAAGCTAAAATTGCTGTTTATGATCCTAAGGTAAAAAGAGAGAAGGTATTAGCTGATTTAAATTATTTAGGAACCAGGAGTTCAGAAGAAAATTTAAAGAGTGTTATTAGTTTTGATAATCCGTATGAGTCTTGTGAAAATGCTCATGCTATTGCTGTACTTACAGAATGGGATGAATTTATGAATTACGACTGGCAAAAAATATATGACAGTATGCAAAAACCAGCTTTTGTTTTTGACGGAAGAAATATATTGAATAAAGCAGATTTGGAAAGAATTGGATTTGCTTATCAGGCTATCGGCTCTTAATTTTCTAATTTGTAGTAAAATGCAACTTAAAAGCAATTTTTTTTATAACAAAGGGAGTCACTAAAAACAGTGATTTTTTACTTTTATTTATAATTTTAAAAAATAGATTTTTGCTGATTATTAGATGCTTATGCTTTTAGTCGGTGGAAATCCTTATTTTGGTTTTAAAGCTGTTTTTTTGGCAAAATTGCTTGTTTATTTTTAGTATCTTTGCCGACCCGATATAGAGTAGGATTGCATTTTGATTGTTAAAAATGTTATTCTTTGAATTTTATAATTGGAATTTAAAAGCCAACAATATATTAAGAAGTTGAATAAAGACATAAAAATTGCAGTAATAGGTTTGGGTTATGTTGGTTTGCCTTTGGCTCGATTGTTTGCTACACAATTTTCAGTTGTAGGTTTTGATATTAACGTTTCAAGAGTTAAAGCATTACAATCGGGAGTAGATAATACTCTAGAGGTTGATAGTGAAACGTTACAAAGTGTGTTAGTTCAAAATAGGGATCATAAAACTGGACTATTTTGTTCTTCTGAAGTAAAAGATATTGCTGACTGTAATTATTTTATTGTTACAGTACCTACGCCGGTTGATAAAAATAATCGCCCTGATTTAACCCCTTTGTATAAGTCAAGTGAAACAGTTGGTTCTGTTTTAAAAAAAGGAGATATTGTTATTTATGAATCTACTGTATATCCGGGTGTTACTGAAGAGGAATGTGTTCCGGTTTTAGAGAAAATTTCAGGATTACAATTTAATGTTGATTTTTTTGCGGGATATTCTCCTGAGCGGATTAATCCAGGAGATAAAGAGCATACTGTTGATAAAATATTAAAAATTACTTCAGGTTCTACACCAGAAATTGGATTAAAAGTAGATCAATTATATAAATCAGTAATCATTGCCGGAACTCATCTTGCTCCTTCAATAAAAGTTGCAGAAGCCGCTAAGGTAATTGAGAATTCACAAAGAGATATTAACATCGCTTTTGTCAATGAATTGGCAAAAATATTCAATCTTTTGAATATCGATACTACAGCTGTACTTAAAGCTGCTGGTACAAAATGGAATTTTTTACCTTTTAAACCAGGTTTAGTTGGAGGGCATTGTATTGGTGTAGATCCATATTATTTAGCACAAAAAGCCCAAGAAAAAGGGTATCATCCTGAAATTATATTGGCAGGCCGTCGTTTGAATGACAGTATGGGTGAATATGTTGCTTCGCAGGTTGTAAAACTAATGATTAAAAGTGGTATTTCAATCAATGGTGCCAGTTTACTGATGTTAGGTATTACATTCAAA of Flavobacterium marginilacus contains these proteins:
- a CDS encoding nucleotide sugar dehydrogenase, with product MEFKSQQYIKKLNKDIKIAVIGLGYVGLPLARLFATQFSVVGFDINVSRVKALQSGVDNTLEVDSETLQSVLVQNRDHKTGLFCSSEVKDIADCNYFIVTVPTPVDKNNRPDLTPLYKSSETVGSVLKKGDIVIYESTVYPGVTEEECVPVLEKISGLQFNVDFFAGYSPERINPGDKEHTVDKILKITSGSTPEIGLKVDQLYKSVIIAGTHLAPSIKVAEAAKVIENSQRDINIAFVNELAKIFNLLNIDTTAVLKAAGTKWNFLPFKPGLVGGHCIGVDPYYLAQKAQEKGYHPEIILAGRRLNDSMGEYVASQVVKLMIKSGISINGASLLMLGITFKENCPDVRNTKIVDVIKALEDYGIQVTIFDPWANSDEVNHEYGLKTINEKPDAVFDAIVLGVAHVEFLDLNINSLRSKKSVLYDVKGVLADDVDGRL
- a CDS encoding UDP-glucose 6-dehydrogenase, which encodes MKITKICCIGAGYVGGPTMAVIAQKCPHIQVTVVDLNLERIAAWNDENTDNIPIYEPGLDAIVAEARGRNLFFSTEVDKAIDEAQIIFISVNTPTKTYGKGKGMAADLKYIELCARQIAKVAKDNKIVVEKSTLPVRTAEAIKSILDTTGNGVQFQILSNPEFLAEGTAVEDLLNPDRILIGGDVSAEGEEAIQALVDVYLNWVDPEKILTTNVWSSELSKLTANAFLAQRISSINAMSELCEKTGADVNEVARAIGMDSRIGPKFLKASVGFGGSCFQKDILNLVYIAKSYGLNEVADYWEQVIIINDHQKRRFSNNIVQTLYNTVADKKITFLGWAFKKDTNDTRESAAIYIADDLINEKAKIAVYDPKVKREKVLADLNYLGTRSSEENLKSVISFDNPYESCENAHAIAVLTEWDEFMNYDWQKIYDSMQKPAFVFDGRNILNKADLERIGFAYQAIGS